The sequence below is a genomic window from Macadamia integrifolia cultivar HAES 741 chromosome 1, SCU_Mint_v3, whole genome shotgun sequence.
TACATGTCATGTCTGTCGGTCTGTTTCCCATAAGCCCCATAACTTTTGATACCTTTTGCTGTCATATGGTTGGGCCCACATTGATAACAACCATATGCTACGTCACACTACATTCACTCTGTTTTTCACTCCCATTCCCAAATTTGACCTTCTAGGTTACATAAGAAGTCAAACAAATGTACAAACCTCGAACCATCAAAAGCTATAAAGACGGTTAGGTGGGGACGCAATCAGTGGGCCCAAGCGAAGATTTAATCGGGAAGTCTAGTAAGACACCCAAGTCCGTCAAACACGGAGATATTTCCCCTGTTTATACATGTCCCCTTCTTGTTCTTCCGGTGAGagtgaaagaaggagaaaaaacgAGTGTTTTCGGTCCAGATAGTtttagatattttaaaaaaatttaattttaatttctataattCGTGACAATTTGGCAATAAATCCGGTACGATGCCAGCTTCTTATTGGTCTCTACTCCAACATTTCCCCCACTTTCTTCGACTTCCTTTAACCACTTCCATCTCTTTCCCGTTTTTCTCTCTAGCCTCTCTACATCTCAAATTAGGGCACAGTATTCAATTGCAAACTGTCTCTTGCCTGTGAGACAAGCGTACGATATATACGTGGTGGGACCTGTTACAAAATTGATTCAAATCCGACGATGCTCATCACGTTCTCATGTGAGACCACTCTCATAGGATTTATTTCTAAATAGAAATTTTAGGTAATATAACGCTTACGAAAATCCCAACAATTTCGGAATGAGGAAAGGGTAATTTCGTCACTTAATGGACACCGGGACAGTAGTGGAAGACCTTCACTCTTCGGCGTCAGATTGATTTCAGATTCCTATCGGATGGTTTTCTCTTAGGTTGAAATCATGGTAAAATCGTAGTTTTGAGAATAAATAAGGGTGAAATCAGTGAGGAGACCTCCGCCTTCCGTGCCCGTTCTCCGACCCCAAGACGGCAGTTTCTACTCTCCCTCTCTACTTTCTATTTCTCTGTCTTCTCTctctgtttgtgtgtgtgtgaactCTTATAAAAGTTCAAACACAGAAAGAGCGAGACAAAGCAtcagaagtgaccaaaccccaTAATTGAAGCCTATTTCATCCCCCATCTCAATCTCTGTTTCTGATTTTTTAGCTCTCAAAGCCCTAACAATGGCGTCTGGTATAGCGAACCTGCTACGTGGTGGTCTCGATCCCAGCATCTGGAAAGCCTGTGCAGGTGGCTCCGTTCAAATCCCCACCGTCGATTCTAGGGTTTATTACTTTCCCCAAGGTCATGCCGAGCAAGCTTCATCTCCACCGGATTTCAACTCTATCGTCTGTCCAAAGCCTATGGTGTTATGCCGAATCCTCTCCGTTCGCTTCCTTGCGAATCCTGACACGGATGAGGTTTTCGCGAGGATCCGTCTTGAACCTGTCGATCCTGTCCATCGATTCCGTCCTGCCGGAATTCACTGTATGGGAGTTTCGGATggtgaagaggaagagaagaaagtgcTATCGTTTGCGAAGATACTTACGCCGAGTGACGCGAATAATGGCGGTGGATTTTCGGTACCAAGGTTCTGTGCTGATTCAATCTTTCCACCTCTGGACTACAAGGCGGATCCGCCGGTGCAGAATATTGATGTGATAGATGTTCATGGAGTGGTGTGGGAGTTTAGGCACATTTACCGTGGAACACCGAGGCGGCACTTGCTGACGACTGGGTGGAGCAAGTTCGTGAACCAGAAGAAGCTTGTGGCAGGTGACTCTGTTGTTTTCATGAGGAATCGAAGTGGTGAGATCTTCGTTGGGATTAGAAGGACTGCGagggttagtgggagttttgatTGTATGCGTTGGAACTCTCAGTATGCTTCGGGGGCTTCTATGGGTGTGAAAGTGGAAGAGGAGTTCGGAAATGGTGAGGGGTTCAGGAGGACCGGAAAGGGCAAGGTTTCACCTGAATCAGTGCTGGAAGCTGCAGAATTAGCAGGGGAAGGTAAGCCTTTTGAGATTGTTTATTATCCGAGGGCAGGTTCGCCAGATTTCGTGGTGAATGCAGATATCGTAGAGGAGTCTCTGCAAAAGTTTTGGACAGCTGGAGTGAGAGTGAAGATGGCTGTGGAGACTGAGGATTCATCTAGGATGACATGGTTTCAAGGAACGGTTTCATTGCCCCCAGTTCAGGAGCCTGCGCCATGGTTTAGGTCATCCTGGCGTATGCTTCAGGTATtgcatttgaattttttcttctgTAATTTCTTCAGGTTAATATTTAAGAAAAATGTGTGTAGCTGAGGAGACATGGAGTCCAGCTTAATTCCTTGTATGTTTATGTGCTGGATCTTTTCTGGTCGCCTGTTTCAGTCtatatttttgtaaattaaATGTGTGGtttatgcaattttttttttttttttggattgctAATCCCTTGGTTGATCTTGATCTGGGGTAAACTGACTGGTTTAGAAATGGCTTGTGGCCGTGTAAATTTTGGTGTAAATTTTGGTTTGTAACCACCCTGCTTTATAAGCTGATAATGCACAGCAGCTTCGGCATTCAAAAGACTGCTCATTATCCCTCAAGATACAAGGATATAGGACAAACGCCGGTTGTATTATAAAAATTAGTCTACTAGTTTGAGGAGATTGGAGTATGAGAATATTCCTTTCTCCTTATGATAGGGGTTTTGTTAGCAATTTTGAAGTAGTTATCCATGGTTATGGAGTTGGATTATTTCCCTTGTAATCCTGATATTAATCTGTTAGATAATACATTTGAAATTTGATGAGGGGATTTATGGTTAACTATGGAATGATTGTAGCTCCTTTGCTTGTTATGTGTTCTTTCCCCCCATTCACATtcattcctcttttttctcttaagTAAATGAAGTTTTTACCTCACTCTTGTGATTGCTGTTTCAGGTTACATGGGATGAGCCTGAAGTTTTGCAAAATGTAAAGAAAGTAAGCCCATGGCAAGTGGAATTAATTGCAACCACACCACCGCTTCAGACACCATTCCCTCCCACAAAGAGACTTAGAGTTCCTCAGAATCTGGATTTGCTGACGGATGGAGAGAGGAGTTTGTATTATCCTATGGAGGAATTAACTAATTCAATGATGGGGAATTTGAGTCCATCATTGTTCAGTTATAACTCATTTCCTGCGGGCATGCAGGGAGCCAGGCAAGAGTCATATTATGTATCTAGTTTATCCAATTTCGTAAGTAACAGTAGCCATCGAATGTACACTGATCATCTGCATGGGAACATGGCACCTAAGTCTAGTGAATCCACCGAATTTGATCATCTGCATGGCAACATGGCACCGAAGTCTAGTGTATCAACCGAATTGAATATAGGCAGTACATCACAATCTGACAACTCATCACCACATAGTCAAAGCAGTGTCCATTTCTTTGCAACTGAGCTTTTCAACAATCGTAAATGTAGCTCAACAACAAAATCTGGGGTGGCTTCATTTCAACTGTTTGGCAAGTTAATACAGACGAACCAACCAGTTGAGAGAGGATTTGATGATGTTGGGTGCTCAGTAGATGATGGTTGTAAAGTGTACAAAGAGAGTGAGGGTATCAATAACCCAATGAATCCTTCATCATGCTCTAGCAACAAGCTGTATAATGGGCTTGATGTTCCATGTAAACAAGTCTCAACTGTGGAAGCATGCTTGTTGTGAAGGATGATCTTTGTATTCATGCAGATGAAAAGCTGTACAGGTATGAGTATTTTCATGCCCTTTCACATGTTGACAAGCATATCGTTAGCTGATTTGTGCTAAATTCTGgtaattttggattttcctgTGTGATATTATCGTGGATTCGTTCGTGCAGACATTTATGTATACTGTGCTTCTTTAATAAAAATATGCTATGTATTTTTGTAGatatttgatgatttaatatatTGGATTATTCTTTAGGTTGTTGAATtatataatcttttttttaataattacaaaattacgCTGTTGTTACTCCTACCAATACTATTGTTGTGGTGGTAGTAGTTGTAGTTGCTGCAGCAGTAGTAGTACTTGTAGTTTGACTCTAGGTATTATTGTTAGCTTTTGAGTACGGAAGTATATCCAAAATCTCTGTTGACCATCCAAAACAGTATGGGGGAAGG
It includes:
- the LOC122081791 gene encoding auxin response factor 17-like — encoded protein: MASGIANLLRGGLDPSIWKACAGGSVQIPTVDSRVYYFPQGHAEQASSPPDFNSIVCPKPMVLCRILSVRFLANPDTDEVFARIRLEPVDPVHRFRPAGIHCMGVSDGEEEEKKVLSFAKILTPSDANNGGGFSVPRFCADSIFPPLDYKADPPVQNIDVIDVHGVVWEFRHIYRGTPRRHLLTTGWSKFVNQKKLVAGDSVVFMRNRSGEIFVGIRRTARVSGSFDCMRWNSQYASGASMGVKVEEEFGNGEGFRRTGKGKVSPESVLEAAELAGEGKPFEIVYYPRAGSPDFVVNADIVEESLQKFWTAGVRVKMAVETEDSSRMTWFQGTVSLPPVQEPAPWFRSSWRMLQVTWDEPEVLQNVKKVSPWQVELIATTPPLQTPFPPTKRLRVPQNLDLLTDGERSLYYPMEELTNSMMGNLSPSLFSYNSFPAGMQGARQESYYVSSLSNFVSNSSHRMYTDHLHGNMAPKSSESTEFDHLHGNMAPKSSVSTELNIGSTSQSDNSSPHSQSSVHFFATELFNNRKCSSTTKSGVASFQLFGKLIQTNQPVERGFDDVGCSVDDGCKVYKESEGINNPMNPSSCSSNKLYNGLDVPCKQVSTVEACLL